Proteins co-encoded in one Vulcanisaeta thermophila genomic window:
- a CDS encoding glucose 1-dehydrogenase, with translation MKAVTVVPGVPESLRLRDVNRPSPGRGQVLLRPVEVGVCGTDKEIIEGKYGKAPEGSQYLILGHEALAEVAELGQGVDNVGVGDLVVPTVRRPLDCDLPVDFCPVGHYLEHGIWGLHGHAAEYSVTDAQYLVRVPKELADVAVLTEPLSVVEKGIDMAFRIGQARFDWKPRNALILGAGPVGLLATMVLRLMGLNTTTVATRPPESLKARLVRDIGGKYVDATIEQVTGEFDIVVEATGSWKVAMDSVRNLAPNGVYVLLGVYPSGGSMQGVGDLMTQLVLNNRVIVGSVNAGLKHFELTLEHMRQARSQFGDWLSKLITKRVTLDNYQEAYSWTHDDIKTVLEIRTS, from the coding sequence ATGAAGGCTGTAACAGTAGTGCCTGGAGTCCCCGAATCACTTAGACTTAGGGATGTGAATAGGCCAAGTCCTGGTAGGGGTCAGGTGCTTCTTAGGCCTGTTGAGGTTGGTGTTTGCGGTACTGACAAGGAAATAATCGAGGGTAAGTATGGAAAGGCCCCGGAGGGAAGCCAATACTTAATTCTTGGTCATGAGGCCCTAGCCGAAGTAGCCGAACTAGGCCAGGGCGTAGACAACGTGGGCGTCGGAGACCTCGTAGTACCCACAGTAAGGAGGCCCCTTGATTGTGACTTGCCCGTGGACTTCTGCCCAGTGGGTCATTACCTGGAGCACGGTATATGGGGGCTTCATGGGCACGCCGCGGAGTACTCGGTAACCGATGCGCAGTACCTCGTGAGGGTTCCCAAGGAGTTGGCTGACGTGGCTGTGTTAACGGAGCCCCTATCCGTTGTTGAGAAGGGGATAGACATGGCGTTTAGGATTGGGCAGGCCAGGTTTGACTGGAAGCCCAGGAACGCGTTAATACTTGGTGCTGGGCCCGTGGGGCTCCTTGCAACCATGGTCCTGAGGCTCATGGGACTCAACACAACCACGGTGGCCACTAGGCCACCCGAGAGCCTCAAGGCTAGGTTGGTTAGGGATATTGGTGGTAAGTACGTGGACGCCACCATTGAACAAGTGACTGGTGAGTTCGACATCGTGGTTGAGGCCACCGGGTCCTGGAAGGTGGCCATGGATAGCGTGAGGAACCTGGCACCAAATGGTGTCTATGTATTACTGGGCGTTTACCCGAGTGGTGGTTCCATGCAGGGTGTTGGTGATTTAATGACCCAGTTGGTGCTGAATAATAGGGTTATTGTGGGCTCGGTAAATGCTGGACTTAAGCATTTTGAGCTGACTCTGGAGCACATGAGGCAGGCTAGGTCCCAGTTTGGTGATTGGCTCAGTAAGTTAATAACCAAGAGGGTCACGCTGGATAATTACCAGGAGGCTTATTCGTGGACCCACGACGACATAAAGACTGTACTGGAGATAAGAACTTCATAA
- a CDS encoding PUA domain-containing protein — protein sequence MTVSEEVVRGLVMYLYGEEVWEKMKGDLRVEFSGRSGALRRVYLNGKLIFILRASDGYLIPTIEGARLINKRVIVRGDAAKFIREGRSVITKSVINIINALPGEEVGVFSEDGELLGVGRLMLSMDEVSSLGRGVVVKMRQHVR from the coding sequence ATGACTGTGAGCGAGGAGGTGGTTAGGGGGTTGGTGATGTACCTATATGGTGAGGAGGTTTGGGAGAAAATGAAGGGTGATTTGAGGGTGGAGTTTAGTGGGAGGAGCGGTGCCCTGAGGCGTGTTTACCTCAATGGTAAGTTAATCTTCATACTGAGGGCGAGCGATGGTTACTTAATACCAACGATAGAAGGAGCGAGGCTCATTAATAAGAGGGTTATTGTTAGGGGTGATGCGGCTAAGTTCATAAGGGAGGGGAGGAGTGTAATAACGAAGTCCGTGATCAACATAATCAACGCATTACCTGGTGAGGAGGTGGGTGTCTTCTCGGAGGATGGCGAGCTCCTCGGCGTTGGTAGGTTAATGCTCTCCATGGATGAGGTATCGAGCCTGGGCAGGGGCGTGGTGGTTAAGATGAGACAGCACGTTAGGTAA
- a CDS encoding MFS transporter, with protein MKRNLIRHYIRGNAGVLLITWLLFNTTYALSFAYIPTYIKMTGGNTYDVGLTYALGTLALALTLPLGGYLTDRLGRRFVINLCTWIIAILTFPFIYAPAWYYITIYYVLNMFFSFHQPALMAILADSLPRDRVVSGFLFTSILPTLPMVVLMPVGGLIISTYGLTGFKLAFLISGILAVVAAVIRTIYIRETMTTGNAATVITLTEAYRSLIITMRGISGRVRSLLLSALLISMAASPMTSIAQVYGIYVMNLSPTQWGELMSLALIITIALTSYLSLRPRLNEDRLIMLLITSSIAVNAIALIPGPTPFIIYAVAYQVTNTIVLTALQGMITKSVPMEVRGRMSSAYIMLQLLGQSLGNYLIASLYGFNKTVLFIIPLTILMVNLIVIRERFNP; from the coding sequence GTGAAGCGTAACTTAATCCGGCATTATATAAGGGGCAATGCGGGCGTTTTACTCATAACCTGGTTACTATTCAATACCACGTACGCGTTATCCTTCGCCTACATACCCACGTACATAAAGATGACTGGGGGTAACACGTACGATGTGGGGCTCACGTACGCATTGGGGACCCTGGCGCTCGCATTAACATTACCGCTGGGTGGCTACTTAACTGATAGGCTTGGTAGGAGGTTCGTCATAAACCTATGCACGTGGATCATCGCCATACTCACATTCCCATTCATCTACGCCCCAGCCTGGTACTACATAACCATTTACTACGTATTGAACATGTTCTTTAGCTTCCACCAACCAGCTCTAATGGCAATACTAGCCGACTCACTGCCCAGGGATAGGGTGGTCAGCGGCTTCCTATTCACATCCATACTACCCACACTACCCATGGTGGTGCTAATGCCCGTGGGAGGACTAATAATAAGTACGTACGGACTCACCGGATTCAAACTGGCATTTCTAATATCGGGGATTCTAGCCGTGGTCGCAGCCGTGATAAGGACCATCTACATAAGGGAAACCATGACCACGGGCAACGCGGCAACGGTGATAACACTCACGGAGGCGTATAGAAGCTTGATCATAACCATGAGGGGGATCAGTGGTAGGGTAAGGTCGTTACTGCTGAGCGCGTTATTAATATCGATGGCGGCGTCACCAATGACGAGTATAGCCCAGGTCTACGGTATCTATGTAATGAACCTAAGCCCAACGCAATGGGGTGAGTTAATGTCCCTTGCATTGATCATAACCATTGCCCTAACATCATACTTATCATTAAGGCCAAGGTTAAACGAGGATAGGTTAATAATGCTTTTGATAACATCCTCCATCGCAGTAAACGCCATAGCCTTAATACCAGGACCCACACCCTTCATAATCTACGCCGTGGCATACCAAGTGACCAATACCATAGTCCTAACCGCCCTCCAGGGAATGATAACCAAGTCCGTACCCATGGAGGTGAGGGGCAGGATGTCCAGCGCATACATAATGCTACAATTACTGGGGCAGTCCCTAGGGAACTACTTAATAGCTTCGCTTTATGGATTTAATAAGACCGTGCTCTTCATCATACCCTTAACTATATTGATGGTGAATTTAATAGTCATTAGGGAGAGATTCAACCCTTAG
- a CDS encoding uracil-DNA glycosylase, protein MDWYGEFVSKLINCRLCPRLVNYRETVPPLPKFSGSDYWRRPVPPWGDLGNARIMIVGLAPAAHGGNRTGRMFTGDSSAQFLFRALYEAGLSSKPFSISRDDGVRVRCVYITSAVKCAPPNNKPTQGELSTCVEHWLRWEIEMVRPRAIIALGRVALEGVGKALGARLVFKHGSYVDVMGVRVFMSYHPSPRNTNTGKLRLGDLVNVLMMAKEYVGCP, encoded by the coding sequence GTGGATTGGTACGGAGAGTTCGTAAGTAAGCTCATTAATTGTAGGTTATGCCCAAGACTCGTTAATTACAGGGAAACAGTACCACCATTACCCAAGTTCTCAGGGAGTGATTATTGGAGGAGACCGGTACCGCCCTGGGGTGACCTGGGCAATGCCAGGATCATGATAGTGGGGCTTGCTCCCGCGGCGCACGGTGGTAATAGGACGGGTAGGATGTTCACCGGGGACTCCAGCGCCCAATTCCTTTTCAGGGCGTTGTATGAGGCTGGGCTGAGTAGTAAGCCCTTTAGTATATCTAGGGATGATGGTGTTAGGGTTAGGTGCGTATACATAACCTCAGCCGTTAAGTGCGCACCACCCAATAATAAACCCACCCAGGGAGAGTTGAGCACGTGCGTGGAGCATTGGCTCAGGTGGGAGATTGAAATGGTAAGGCCAAGGGCCATCATTGCCCTGGGCAGGGTGGCATTGGAGGGTGTGGGTAAGGCCCTGGGGGCTAGGTTGGTTTTTAAGCATGGTTCCTACGTTGATGTTATGGGGGTTAGGGTCTTCATGAGTTATCACCCAAGCCCCAGGAATACGAACACTGGTAAGCTTAGGCTTGGGGACTTGGTTAATGTTTTAATGATGGCTAAGGAGTACGTGGGCTGCCCGTGA
- a CDS encoding acyl-CoA dehydrogenase family protein, with protein sequence MIRIRHSLITKRHEELIELVDQLGKQYVEPIADKMDRENLYPRDIMRKLGENGLLTPTLPREYGGLGADMLSMSLIVEILSRYSAAVGILAEVQGFLVAHAFYTYGNKWMREELAPKLARAELIGSFALTEPCCGSDAAAIETRAERRGGEWVINGRKIYITQGLYADVYLVFTRTGPKEARHKAITAFLVRRSNCVEATPIDVMGIRGTGTSEIRFNDCVVSDDDMVGKLNEGFKIAMEALNIGRLAVASSTLGLSEAALMEAYKWVRERRAFDQPLMDFEWIQFQLADMATYIETMRNITYETAYALDKNLPDAYAYASMAKLVNALLGFNIVRTAVQLTGAYGVSMSSKLNRIYRDFKLMEIGEGTNEVQRRIIYRWLSKALE encoded by the coding sequence ATGATTAGGATCAGGCACTCACTGATTACTAAGAGGCATGAGGAATTGATAGAACTCGTGGACCAACTGGGGAAGCAGTACGTGGAGCCCATAGCCGACAAAATGGACAGGGAGAACCTATACCCAAGGGATATCATGAGGAAGCTTGGTGAGAATGGGCTACTCACACCAACACTACCCAGGGAGTATGGGGGACTTGGTGCGGACATGCTTAGCATGTCCCTAATAGTGGAGATTCTGTCTAGGTACAGTGCGGCCGTGGGTATACTCGCTGAGGTTCAGGGATTCCTAGTGGCCCACGCATTCTACACATACGGTAATAAGTGGATGAGGGAGGAATTGGCACCGAAGCTCGCCAGGGCAGAGCTAATAGGGTCCTTCGCATTAACAGAGCCTTGTTGTGGTAGTGATGCTGCAGCGATTGAGACCAGGGCGGAGCGTAGGGGTGGTGAGTGGGTAATCAACGGAAGAAAAATATACATAACACAGGGGTTGTACGCCGATGTTTACCTGGTATTCACAAGAACAGGGCCTAAGGAGGCCAGGCACAAGGCCATCACAGCATTCCTGGTTAGGCGTAGCAACTGCGTTGAGGCCACGCCAATAGATGTCATGGGCATTAGGGGCACTGGGACCTCCGAAATAAGGTTCAATGACTGCGTGGTGAGTGATGATGATATGGTTGGTAAGTTGAATGAGGGATTCAAAATAGCCATGGAGGCACTGAACATAGGGAGGCTTGCGGTCGCCTCATCAACCCTGGGCCTCTCAGAGGCTGCGTTAATGGAGGCTTACAAGTGGGTTAGGGAGAGGAGGGCCTTTGATCAACCATTGATGGATTTTGAGTGGATTCAATTCCAACTAGCCGATATGGCCACGTACATAGAGACCATGAGGAACATAACCTACGAAACAGCGTATGCCCTGGACAAGAACCTACCGGATGCCTACGCCTACGCGTCCATGGCCAAGCTAGTAAACGCACTCCTTGGATTCAACATAGTGAGGACCGCGGTCCAGTTAACGGGTGCATACGGCGTCTCAATGAGTAGTAAGTTGAATAGGATCTACAGGGACTTTAAGTTAATGGAGATTGGTGAGGGGACGAACGAGGTCCAGAGGAGGATAATATATAGGTGGTTGAGTAAGGCGCTGGAGTGA
- the rnhB gene encoding ribonuclease HII, whose translation MLGGIDEAGRGPVIGPMVVALVVVSDDEKLIKMGVRDSKELSPRRRAELARMIMRAVDFYSYEVVEPRVIDEYVSRGLLNRLEAEVMARLISKALGMLSNGVVYVDSPDPLPDRFSELITRLLGSGNVRVVALNNADKLIPTVSAASILAKVKRDELIAELHRVYGDFGSGYPSDPRTMEFLRDWLRRYGELPPIVRRSWKTLSRFGHGLDDFL comes from the coding sequence ATGTTGGGTGGTATTGATGAGGCTGGTCGAGGACCCGTTATTGGGCCCATGGTGGTGGCCCTGGTGGTGGTTAGTGATGATGAGAAACTGATCAAGATGGGGGTTAGGGACTCCAAGGAGTTAAGCCCCAGGAGGCGCGCTGAGCTTGCTAGGATGATTATGAGGGCCGTGGACTTCTACAGCTATGAGGTGGTGGAGCCCAGGGTTATTGATGAGTACGTCTCCAGGGGTCTCCTAAATAGGCTTGAGGCTGAGGTCATGGCCCGCCTAATAAGTAAGGCCCTGGGCATGTTAAGTAATGGGGTTGTGTACGTGGATAGCCCAGACCCACTACCCGACAGGTTTAGTGAGTTAATCACAAGGTTATTGGGTTCAGGGAACGTCAGGGTTGTGGCGCTGAATAATGCCGATAAGTTAATACCCACGGTGTCTGCAGCAAGTATATTGGCTAAGGTTAAGAGGGATGAATTAATAGCGGAGTTGCACAGGGTCTACGGGGACTTCGGCAGCGGCTACCCCAGTGATCCCAGGACCATGGAATTCCTTAGGGATTGGTTAAGGAGGTATGGTGAATTACCACCAATAGTCAGGAGGAGCTGGAAAACACTGAGTAGGTTTGGGCATGGGCTTGATGATTTCCTATAG
- a CDS encoding acyl-CoA dehydrogenase family protein has protein sequence MPDPFLTDEHQLVRNSVREFSERYVVPITRKMDIEDYYPRDLIRELGKQGFLTPSVPPEYGGPGLDLRGSVVVVEELSRYSPTLGFIVEIVNDNIAYALMKYGTDRQREEVLPKIASGEWVASYALTEPCCGSDAAAIETRAERRGGEWVINGRKIYITQGAYADVYLLFARTGPKEARHRAVTAFLVRRSNCVEVSKLDMMGMRGAGEAEVKFNDCVVGDDDIVGKLNEGFKIAMITLDLARIGISAVALGLSQGVLDEALQWARSRVAFDRPLIDWEWIQFQLADMSAKLELGRTITYRAAWHFDNKDPVFVKYATLAKLYTAQMAVEISRDGVQILGGFGYTKESFAERAYRDAKVLEIAEGTNEVQRILLFRMLTRGLPEVEL, from the coding sequence ATGCCGGATCCCTTCTTAACGGATGAGCATCAACTCGTTAGGAACAGCGTTAGGGAGTTCTCGGAGAGGTACGTGGTGCCCATAACCAGGAAGATGGACATTGAGGATTACTACCCAAGGGATTTGATAAGGGAGCTTGGTAAGCAGGGCTTCCTCACGCCATCCGTGCCCCCGGAGTATGGCGGCCCTGGGCTTGACCTTAGGGGTAGTGTGGTAGTTGTTGAGGAATTGAGTAGGTACAGCCCAACCCTAGGCTTCATAGTTGAGATAGTCAATGACAATATTGCATATGCCCTGATGAAGTACGGTACTGATAGGCAGAGGGAGGAGGTGCTGCCCAAGATAGCCTCCGGTGAATGGGTGGCCTCCTACGCCCTCACCGAGCCTTGTTGTGGTAGTGATGCTGCAGCGATTGAGACCAGGGCGGAGCGTAGGGGTGGTGAGTGGGTAATCAACGGAAGAAAAATATACATAACACAGGGTGCCTATGCGGATGTATACCTACTCTTCGCAAGGACGGGCCCCAAGGAGGCTAGGCACAGGGCAGTTACTGCGTTTTTAGTGAGGCGTAGTAATTGCGTTGAGGTTAGTAAGTTGGATATGATGGGTATGAGGGGCGCCGGTGAGGCTGAGGTTAAGTTTAATGATTGTGTGGTGGGTGATGATGACATTGTGGGTAAGTTGAATGAGGGATTCAAAATAGCCATGATAACCCTGGACCTGGCTAGGATTGGTATCTCGGCAGTGGCCCTGGGCCTATCCCAGGGGGTTCTTGATGAGGCCCTTCAATGGGCCAGGTCCAGGGTTGCCTTTGACAGGCCATTGATTGATTGGGAGTGGATACAGTTCCAATTGGCCGATATGTCCGCAAAGCTGGAGCTTGGTAGGACCATTACCTACAGGGCCGCCTGGCACTTCGATAATAAGGACCCAGTCTTCGTTAAGTATGCAACCCTGGCTAAGCTGTACACGGCGCAGATGGCGGTGGAGATATCAAGGGATGGCGTGCAGATACTCGGTGGTTTTGGGTATACCAAGGAGAGCTTTGCGGAGAGGGCTTATAGGGATGCTAAGGTCCTTGAGATTGCCGAGGGTACGAATGAGGTTCAAAGAATACTCCTCTTTAGGATGCTAACCAGGGGGTTGCCTGAGGTGGAGTTATGA
- a CDS encoding nucleotide-binding protein, producing the protein METILVTSGTKGGTGKTTLTINLAVILSYELRKDAQYPVALVDMGIDSGTATLLLLGDVNTQVQYTLGDYFMGRVPDPLSVLYVKTWQVGNDVFKLVFTASIRQGINEVVRIDRYLLKGLMNAISAVTPIYVFIDTPALGLSYEVLIDLLELSNHVILVSVPDHSSLRAVANVVNLMREFKVENRLLKPVLNMLNTKYPVDPVTNTPWTQLLREVTGMEPHVIPYDELFPIARQAFEIESLKLSFMESPALSSIFNYVDYLLSTTYKTTNQTK; encoded by the coding sequence ATGGAAACAATACTAGTAACGAGCGGAACCAAGGGCGGTACGGGTAAAACAACACTCACCATAAACCTAGCGGTTATACTGTCGTATGAATTAAGGAAGGACGCCCAATACCCAGTGGCTTTGGTGGATATGGGGATTGATAGTGGGACAGCAACCCTACTACTACTGGGTGACGTTAACACCCAGGTTCAGTACACACTGGGTGATTACTTCATGGGCAGGGTGCCGGACCCCCTCTCGGTTCTTTACGTGAAGACCTGGCAGGTGGGTAATGACGTATTCAAGCTGGTCTTCACAGCATCCATTAGGCAGGGTATTAATGAGGTTGTGAGAATTGATAGGTACCTGCTCAAGGGATTGATGAATGCCATAAGCGCCGTGACGCCCATCTACGTATTCATAGACACACCAGCCCTTGGCCTATCCTACGAGGTCTTAATAGACCTACTCGAGCTATCCAACCACGTTATCCTCGTTTCGGTACCCGACCACAGTAGCCTTAGGGCTGTTGCCAATGTCGTTAACTTAATGAGGGAGTTCAAGGTGGAGAATAGGCTGTTAAAGCCCGTCCTGAACATGCTCAATACAAAGTACCCAGTGGATCCGGTAACCAACACACCCTGGACCCAATTATTGAGGGAGGTAACGGGTATGGAGCCCCACGTGATACCTTATGATGAGTTATTCCCAATAGCACGACAGGCATTTGAGATAGAGAGTCTAAAGCTCTCGTTCATGGAATCCCCAGCCCTGAGCTCAATATTTAACTACGTGGATTACCTACTCTCGACCACGTACAAAACCACCAACCAAACTAAATAA
- a CDS encoding tryptophan--tRNA ligase, which yields MGVLVGGYYLAGSESREFEVTPWEVRGKVDYLRLAREFGVQLIDDNVVNTLRDLAGDVHYLIRRGYFYAHRGLDAILQRQRSGAKWALYNGRGPSADLHIGHLVPWILSKWFVDTFHVDYFFELTDDEKFLVKEGYTLEQTNRYAYENALDLIALGFTPDKLHIIVDTEDIKYLYKIAVKVGKKLTLSTIKHTFGFTDSTNVGAAFFPTLEISVAFLPTELYGEEVPVLIPTAIDQDPYFRLARDVAEDLGYPKPSTIYSKFMPGLTGEDKMSASNPDSAIYVTDDDKTIRRKIMNALTGGQPTAELQRKYGGDPDNCVVYKYHLLFQDSDVKVKEIYENCRAGKLLCGECKAMLFERISAFMKEHRERRERAKDNLEQYRISVKFK from the coding sequence GTGGGTGTGCTGGTTGGTGGTTACTATCTGGCTGGTAGTGAGTCCAGGGAGTTCGAGGTCACGCCCTGGGAGGTCAGGGGCAAGGTTGATTACCTAAGATTGGCCAGGGAATTCGGCGTCCAATTAATAGATGATAATGTGGTAAACACCCTAAGGGACCTGGCAGGTGATGTTCACTACCTCATAAGGAGGGGTTACTTCTACGCTCACAGGGGGCTTGATGCAATACTACAGAGGCAGAGAAGTGGTGCCAAGTGGGCCCTTTACAATGGTAGGGGGCCCAGTGCGGACCTACACATTGGGCACCTGGTACCCTGGATACTTAGTAAGTGGTTTGTGGATACGTTCCACGTGGACTACTTCTTTGAGTTGACCGATGATGAGAAGTTCCTAGTTAAGGAGGGGTACACCCTGGAGCAAACCAATAGGTATGCTTACGAGAATGCCCTCGACCTCATAGCCCTGGGTTTCACACCGGATAAACTCCACATAATAGTGGATACGGAGGATATCAAGTACCTCTACAAGATAGCCGTTAAGGTTGGGAAGAAGCTAACACTATCAACCATAAAGCACACCTTCGGGTTCACGGACTCCACAAACGTGGGCGCCGCCTTCTTCCCAACCCTGGAGATATCCGTGGCTTTCCTACCCACTGAGTTGTACGGTGAGGAGGTCCCAGTACTGATACCCACCGCCATTGACCAGGACCCATACTTCAGGCTTGCCAGGGACGTCGCCGAGGACCTGGGCTACCCCAAACCCTCCACGATATATAGCAAGTTCATGCCGGGGCTCACGGGCGAGGATAAGATGAGTGCCTCGAACCCGGACTCGGCGATTTACGTAACGGATGATGATAAGACGATTAGGAGGAAAATAATGAATGCATTAACAGGCGGTCAACCCACCGCGGAGCTTCAGCGTAAGTATGGCGGGGACCCCGATAACTGCGTTGTTTATAAGTACCACTTACTATTCCAGGATAGTGACGTGAAGGTTAAGGAGATTTACGAGAACTGCAGGGCGGGTAAGTTACTATGTGGTGAGTGCAAGGCCATGCTCTTTGAGAGGATAAGCGCCTTTATGAAGGAGCATAGGGAGCGTAGGGAGAGGGCCAAGGACAACCTGGAGCAGTACAGGATTAGTGTGAAGTTTAAATGA
- a CDS encoding xanthine dehydrogenase family protein molybdopterin-binding subunit: MPLKEDLDVILARSNYLDDIKLSGMVYLHIIRSPHARARIVRINPPGERALLFLTHQDIGNLLMPSQQPSVNANIVRMPVLAKDVVNYVGQPVAAVVTEERYETEDVAEEISVDYEPLPAVVTIDDALEGRVIIHGELRTNVSVDVTLEGGELSLFREADVVVEREIEQSRLVANPMEPKGVVAHYTGDRLIIYASTQSPFRVKSDIVDVLKLPPETVVVYAPKNVGGGFGNKTPAYPEYVLAALASMKLRRPVKYVETRTEHLMNPMQGRGVKSKMRLYAKRDGTVLGIEGKIIVNIGAYNFSINAGMPIFIANLSTGPYRMRAVRVRAMGVFTNTPPLGPYRGAGRPEAALIHETLMDTLADELGLDPLEVRRRNVIRDNETFKMPLGLVVDSGNYQTILEEAGRIYQDLRGKYRDKGVSIVLFALFVSTLGGEGIKFRVGNGRLRLIIGSRTQGQAHISAFTKYLSETFGVPEELIEVIPGNTEDLSYGIGTFGSRSTTVVTAAITEASEKLLDEIKSRGLTLMDAIKSPNVIELEYHYMPKFAIFAPGAHVAVVDFDPEVMEARVVEYYAVYNVGKTLIKEEVDGQLMGGVLQGAAQVLWEGAVYDEDGNPLHLSLADYGMPNPADVNYRVITIERNTQSILPGGVRGVGEAGTTGALPAVFIALERAVRARLGVSIRINKTPVRPDYLFSLVGGFVRGRE; the protein is encoded by the coding sequence GTGCCTCTCAAGGAGGACTTGGACGTAATCCTTGCGCGCTCCAATTACCTGGATGATATTAAGTTAAGTGGTATGGTTTACCTGCACATTATCAGATCACCCCATGCCAGGGCCAGGATAGTGAGGATAAACCCACCAGGTGAACGTGCACTCCTGTTCCTCACGCACCAAGACATTGGCAACCTATTAATGCCGTCCCAGCAACCCAGTGTTAATGCTAATATTGTTAGGATGCCCGTGCTTGCCAAGGACGTGGTTAATTACGTGGGTCAACCGGTGGCTGCCGTGGTCACTGAGGAGAGGTACGAGACTGAGGACGTGGCTGAGGAGATCTCGGTGGATTATGAACCACTACCTGCCGTTGTAACTATAGACGATGCCCTCGAGGGCCGTGTCATCATACATGGTGAGTTACGTACTAATGTGAGCGTTGATGTGACCCTCGAGGGTGGTGAATTGTCCCTGTTCAGGGAGGCTGATGTGGTTGTGGAGCGGGAGATTGAGCAGTCCAGGCTTGTGGCTAATCCCATGGAGCCTAAGGGTGTGGTTGCGCACTACACGGGTGATAGGCTCATAATATACGCATCCACCCAGTCACCCTTCAGGGTTAAGTCGGACATTGTCGATGTACTGAAACTACCCCCTGAAACCGTGGTTGTTTACGCGCCCAAGAATGTGGGTGGTGGTTTTGGAAATAAAACGCCTGCGTACCCAGAGTATGTACTCGCAGCCTTAGCATCCATGAAGCTGAGGAGGCCCGTTAAGTACGTGGAGACGAGGACAGAGCACTTGATGAATCCAATGCAGGGCCGTGGTGTGAAGTCCAAAATGAGGCTCTACGCTAAGAGGGATGGGACTGTGTTGGGTATTGAGGGTAAGATTATTGTGAATATTGGTGCGTACAATTTCTCCATAAATGCGGGCATGCCCATATTCATAGCAAACCTATCCACCGGGCCCTACAGGATGAGGGCCGTTAGGGTTAGGGCAATGGGTGTCTTCACAAACACACCACCCTTGGGCCCCTATAGGGGTGCTGGGCGTCCAGAGGCTGCGTTGATTCATGAAACCCTGATGGACACGTTAGCCGATGAGTTGGGTCTTGACCCACTTGAAGTTAGGAGGAGGAATGTGATTAGGGATAATGAGACCTTCAAGATGCCGCTTGGTCTCGTTGTAGACTCTGGTAATTATCAAACGATTCTCGAGGAAGCCGGTAGGATTTACCAGGACTTGAGGGGTAAATACAGGGATAAGGGTGTATCCATAGTACTCTTTGCCTTATTCGTGAGCACCCTGGGTGGTGAGGGGATTAAGTTTAGGGTTGGTAATGGCAGGCTCAGGCTTATAATAGGGTCGAGAACCCAGGGACAAGCCCATATATCGGCATTCACTAAATACCTCTCAGAGACCTTTGGAGTACCTGAGGAGTTGATTGAGGTGATACCTGGTAATACTGAGGATCTTAGTTACGGGATTGGGACATTTGGCAGCAGGAGTACCACCGTGGTTACAGCAGCCATAACCGAGGCCTCTGAGAAACTCCTTGATGAGATTAAGTCCAGGGGTTTAACACTTATGGACGCCATAAAATCACCAAACGTGATAGAGCTGGAGTACCACTACATGCCCAAGTTCGCAATATTTGCGCCAGGCGCCCACGTGGCTGTTGTGGATTTTGACCCCGAGGTCATGGAGGCACGGGTTGTTGAGTACTATGCGGTTTATAATGTGGGTAAGACGCTGATTAAGGAGGAGGTTGATGGACAATTAATGGGTGGTGTATTACAGGGTGCGGCCCAGGTTCTTTGGGAAGGCGCCGTGTATGATGAGGATGGCAATCCACTTCATCTTTCCCTAGCGGATTACGGAATGCCAAACCCAGCCGATGTTAATTATAGGGTTATTACCATCGAGAGGAACACACAATCGATACTACCGGGTGGTGTTAGGGGTGTGGGTGAGGCTGGGACCACGGGTGCCCTACCCGCCGTCTTCATAGCCCTGGAAAGGGCCGTCAGGGCCAGGTTGGGTGTGAGTATACGCATAAACAAAACCCCAGTTAGGCCCGATTACTTATTTAGTTTGGTTGGTGGTTTTGTACGTGGTCGAGAGTAG